Sequence from the Salvelinus namaycush isolate Seneca chromosome 24, SaNama_1.0, whole genome shotgun sequence genome:
CAGCCACAGTTCAACCCATCTTTCCCAGTAAATCATAATTCCTCCATTTTCACctgcaatacatccctccattctaccgtggtgtctcactagggacttgaaccttTCCATCTGCAACATTTCTGACCAAATTGCCCTAAAATACAAAAATTCCCAACAGTAGAATGACATTTCCCCCAGCAATACAGTTTGCAGGTCCAATCACGCCCTGATATTATGGCATAACAACCACTCCTGGACCTGACTCCAAAAACAAGCCAAAGGTTGAAAAGCACTAAAAGAGATGCTCTATTGATTCTGGTTCAACGTGGCAAAATCTGCATCACTGACTGTTCACTTTTTGTAGCGAGAATGATAAAATAGCTTACACTGAAAAGAACAGATTGATGGGTTAATTGTTGTTTTgcatatcagttcataaaccactTTGTCATTGTATTGGGACATCGAAAATCTGTTCCTAACCATCTTGAATTGTATGCGCATAGTTGTCAAACCTCTTGACCATGAGTGAAACTGACACATTTTACGACTTCTATTGGTCATTTTAAGCCATTTACGAGTTCTATTAGTCATTTTAAGCCATTTACGATTTCTATTGGTCATTTTAAGCCATTTACGATTTCTATTAGTCATTTTAAGCCATTTACGATTTCTATTAGTCATTTTAAGCCATTTAATTGGTTGCAGACAAACCAGTTTATTATTTTTCTCTCATGTAATGCAGCTTCCATTTTTGTGGCAGAGCTGCGATAGGTTGGTGCTAATTTTGTATTGAGCATACTTCTCCACACACCCTGATTGATTGCTCGTGTGACAATTTTACCGTTGTTGTTTACAATGTCATTAATAAACATGATACCTTCCTTATACATTCTCTACAAGAAAACTGGTTTATCCTCTGTCAGTACATCAGAGTTGAGCCATATTATTTGCTGTAATATATATTAGGCATTACAGTAACCcaccaaaacatagaaaataaagaaataaacatGGAACTGGGTTAACATCATTCCcttgatgggttctgacttctaaaCTTGAAATTTGAATATCCTTGTTCATGttcctgagggagagaggggaatgcaGAACGTTTACACTCTGTCAGAACGTGTTATTGTTAGACATCAGGTATCCTATGGGAAGGAGAAGGGACACAGCCTGGTTTCAGTTGTTGGGTTGTAATTTGAAATACGTGCTGCAGCAGAAgctaatggttatctgtaggaggaaagTATATGGTGGGTTCAATTAAGATTGGATATGAGCCAGGGGCTTGGAATGTTACTGAGTAAGGGAAAGGCAATCACATGGTTGTggtcactgataagggtggagagctgtggattagtgaggaatgGGGGCCGAGGTCAGATCAGGTACATTAAGGAAGAAAGAACAGTATATTAACCACAATCTAACTTCCTGCCTTGCAATAAAGATGTGATGTTCAGAGAAAAGGAGGAGACTCTGCCTGAAGTGGGGTATAAACACTTGTGCTGGGAAGGAACATGTATTTGTCTGTTCAGCAGTCTGTTCAGCAAGTCTGTTCAGCAAGTCTGTTCAGCTAGTCTGTTCAGCTAGTCTGTTCAGCTAGTCTGTTCAGCTAGTCTGTTCAGCTAGTCTGTTCAGCTAGTCTGTTCAGCTAGTCTGTTCAGCAGCTGTCTGTTCAGCAGCTGTCTGTTCAGCAGCTGTCTGTTCAGCAGCTGTCTGTTCAGCAGCTGTCTGTTCAGCAGCTGTCTGTTCAGCAGCTGTCTGTTCAGCAGCTGTCTGTTCAGCAGCTGTCTGGTGAATacacttggtttgagcttttcctAATTGTCTGCTAGTTTTTAAACTCTGTTTATTTAGAACCTAAGACCCTGCACTGAAGATCCAGTTTTATCTTCCATCATTTTAAAGTCTTTCAATCCTTTGTCTTTGGAGTGTGAAGTACCTGAAAGAATTCAAGCATTACTTCACAACAAAAAACCCTAACAAACCTATTCACATCAATCAAGTGTAATAGTGCTTGACAGAAAAAAAAATGGCAGAAATAAAAGCATTTACCATTCACATAGTGATGTTGAAGATGCATCCTCTATTCCAGTATACACCGAGCGTAcagaacattatgaacacctgttctttccatcacagactgaccaggtgaatccaggtgaaagctgtgatcccttattgatgtcactgggtttttcacgctctacagtttcctgtgtgtatcaagaatggtcctccacccaaaggacatccagacaactgtgggaagcattggagtcaacatgggccagcatccctgtggaacactttcgacaacttgtagagtccatgcctcaatgaattaaggctgttctgagggcaaaagggggtgcaactcaatattaggaaggtgttcttaatgttttgtacactcagtatatctTCCTTACACACACATGCTTCTCTCACCGTTCCTGCTGCCTGAGAGGTCTTTGTGGTGGGATTCTCCTGAGTGGGACCCCCCACCTGCAGCACTCCGCTGTGTGACCGGGTCCAAAAAGGAGGCCAGGGTGCTGCTGCCCACTCCCCTCCCCAAATCTGCTGCTCTCCTGGGGGATGAACAGAAGAGGCAAGGCCTCAGTCTGGAGGACACGCACAGtcaacacacattcactaaggTCGAGGAGACATTCACTGAGGTAGACATGTAGTTGATATAAAGGtgtgtgcacgcacgcacgcacacaccgagagagagaggggatgccAAGAGCCTGCAGCTCACCTGTTCTCCCAACAGCTCAGTTTATTATCATGGTCAGAAAAGAGCTGGTCCCCATCACCCTCTGTGTCACTGCCCAGAGTAGACAGgctgagtgagagtgagtgagtgagtgagtgagtgagtgagtgagtgagtgagaccaCAGACAGGAGTGCAGTGAAGGAAGGACACTcgcacaacacacacagaaatacacacacacagaaaagtaCAAGTCCATAACCTCCATATTGGATGTTAAAGTACCGACTAAAGTACGGACTTTTCATTCCAAGGCTGACAGCAAATGTTACAAAACAACATTCATTACAGTTGAGGCAGGAGGCAAATGATGTGATTTTTCACACCTCATCACTCGGAGCTGCACAACTAACTTAGCTAATGGAGGAGTGACACACCAACACCAAGCACACTCCCACATTGAGGCTAGCGCCCCTCCTCACTGGAGTAAAGGAGCGCCCTGAGAGGCTCTCCTCCCTCAGAGAGTGGACGAAGCTGCTTGGGGACAGAGGGAAgggacacacacagataaacagaAAGAAAGACGGGAGGAGACAGAGGAAGCTACAGTGGAAGAACAAGGACATGGAGCAACAGAGCAGATCCAGACAGCACAGTGCTCCTGTGATTAAACCAAACCATCTGCCACACAACTTAGGCCAAGGTCACACAGGTTCATGTTTCTACGGGACTTTAGTCATCTTAACAAACACCTCCAATGTACTTTCAACAAGAGTACAGAACACTAACCTAACACAGATTTACAGTTGAAGtggaaagtttacatacacataggttggagtcattaaaactcgtttttcaaccactccacaaatttcttgtttacaaactatagctttggcaagtcggttaggacatctactttgtgcatgacacaagtcatttttccaacaattgtttacagagattatttcacttataattcactgtatcacatttccagtgggtcagaagtttacatacactaaattgactgtaccttttaaacagcttggaaaattccagaaaatgatgtcatggctttagaagcttctgataggctaattgacatcatttgagtcaattggaggtgtacctgtggatgtatttcaaggcctaccttcaaactctgtgcttctttgcttgacatcatgggaaaaacaaaagaaatcagccaagacctcagaaaaaaattgtagcgctccacaagtctggttcatcattaggagcaatttccaaacgcctgaaggtaccacgtttatctgtacaaacaatagcacgcaagtataaacaccatgggaccacgcagccatcatgccgctcaggaaggagacgcgttctgtctcctagagatgaacgtactttggtgcgaaaagtgcaaatcaatcccagaacagcagcaaaggaccctgtgaagatgctggaggaaacaggtacaaaagtatctatatccacagtaaaatgagtcctatatcgacataacctgaaaggccgctcagcaaggaaaaagccactgctccaaaaccgccataaaaatgacagattacggtttgcaactgcacatggggacaaagattgtactttttggagaaatgtcctctggtctgatgaaataaaaatagaactgtttggccataatgaccatcattatgtttggaggaaaagggggaggcttgcaagccgaagaacaccatcccaaccgtgaagcacgggggtggcagcatcatgttgtgggggtgctttgctgcaggagggactggtgcacttcacaaaatagatggcatcatgaggaacggaaattatgtggatattttgaagcaacatctcaagacagtcagtcagaaagttaaagcttggtcgcaaatgggtcctccaaatggacaatgaccccaagcatacttccaaagttgtggcaaaatggcaaagtcaaggtattggagtggccatcacaaagcccgaCATCAATCCTATAgcaaatgtgtgggcagaactgaaaaggcgtgtgcgagcaaggaggcctacaaacctgactcagttacaccagctctgtcaggaggaatgggccaaaattcacacaacttattgtgggaagcttgtggaaggctacccgaaacgtttgacataagttaaacaatttaaaggcaacgctaccaaataataataaagtgtatgtaaacttctgacccactgggaatgtgatgaaagaaataaaagctgaaataaatcattctctctactatcattctgacatttcacattcttaaaataaagtggtgatcctaactgacctaagacagggaatttttactaggattaaaatgtcaggaattgtcagGATGTCAGGAattgaaaaacggagtttaaatgtatttggctaaggtgtatgtaaatttccaacttcaactgtatatttcagATGACCTACTATAGATAGAACAGAGTTGTGTTCATCAGGCACCAAAACGGAAGAAAATTGACTGaaagttgcaaaaaaaaaaaaaaagccacaCTGCTCTACACAAATTACGGCAGGTTGGCTACAATACTTTGTCACAAAAATATCCTGCAGCACCACTTTTTCCAAATAGACCTAACCCCTCAGAGTTGATTAACAACCCTGCATTTTAAGATTCTTAGATATACGGTTGCAAGATTGGTCATGATACATTTTTACGATAatattaatgacatgcatgtttTACATTTATCCCTAACGCATTACTTATGTGATGGATCATGGAGCAGCACACCTGTTCAAGTATCACATAGGTCTACATTCTCCAGGTCTACATTCTCCATCTCTTTAATGTAAGGGACCTAGAAACAAAGCCTGTGGTAGTCAACCTCCCGGTGGTCAAAGCATCCTCACCAGCCATAGGTTTTCTGTGGTTTAGGCAGAGGGTCGTCAAAGAACGAGTTGCTCTCGTCTGTGTGCTCCTCCACCTCGAGACCCTTCTTCAGGCTCGCCACGGGGGCGTTGCCGTTGTCCCCGGACGCCTCGCTGTGCCTCGACACCACGTGACCCTGACCTTTACCCTTTAGAGAGACGAAGTTCAGACTGGTGCCACTGTGGCTGACCTCCTCGCCCTGTGTGGTACCATACAGGAGCAAGacaacaaaaataacataaaaacagACGTTTAAAGTTGCTTCTGTTTATTTGAGTGGGTTAGCTCGCATTTATTTGCAAATGGTAAGACTTGAAGCGACAGGAAGAGTTAGTTGTGGCACTGAAATATTTGCGAGGAAATATCGACAACTAACCCATTAGCTATGTTAGTCTTACCTACTATATCAACCATTAGGACAGTTGACAACTAACCCATTAGCTATGTTAGTCTTACCTACTATATCACCCATTAGGACAGTTGACAACTAACCCATTAGCTATGTTAGTCTTACCTACTATATCAACCATTAGGACAGTTGACAACTAACCCATTAGCTATGTTAGTCTTACCTACTATATCAACCATTAGGACAGTTGACAACTAACCCATTAGCTATGTTAGTCTCAGTAAAACCATTAGTAAAACACATGCACCCAGCACAGGCAAGAGATTTTCAAATCAAAACTGTCAACACTCATAATTCATTAGAATCAGATGATTTGGATGATAAAGCACATTATAGATGCTGTATCTCAGTAGTTAGAGCCCAGTTAAGAAGCAGTTGCCTTGTTGAAGACCGCTGTCCCATCTTCCCTGTGCTAGTGGTGACCCTGTACCAATTATACAACGGGTAGGTCTAatcctgaattctgattggttaaaagcacATCCCAGCCAGTGTTGAGAAAAATTCCCCTGGTTAAGTTGGTATGAGCCTATTCTACACCAGgggtgtgttcattagggcaaacCAAACAAAAACGAGttcagctcccccccccccctttcggaacattttcttccatttggtgtcTAATGAACACAAACCTGTTCCCCACCTTGCAGTTTACCTTGGCGTCAGCCTTCTCCTCCTGCGCACTGTTCTTATGTCCTTTAAACCTGGGGATCTGTGTATGAGAACAGTGCTATCAGCCTGCTCACTAACAGGTTGGGTACTGGGGCCCTAAAAGGAGGCTACATTTAGGGAGAATAAAACACAGTTTAGTCTACTGACCTCTTCGTCCTTTTGAAAGAAAGCGTCAAAATAAAAATCTGAAGCTTTGTTTTAACAATCAACATTCTCTTAAATGTTCATGTCATTTAGACCCTATGTTCACATCCTGGAAATACAGAGCTAGGTCTCTTGTTATGAGTTCATGTAACTTTAGGGCAAGTTCTGTAGAAATTAATTGATTCGCAAGTAAGCTGTTCACAAACAGGTATTAAAGGAATGCCATATTAACAAAGTAAGAAAATAGTTATGCTATGAGAAACTATTTTATAGGCAGAACTACATCATTAGAACATGCAGTGCGCTATAGTTTGAATAGAACCAACATACCTTACTCGCCGGTGAAGGGCTCATCTTCTCAACAAATCCACTGGGATTGTGAATGACATCACTGGTGTCATGGGTGATCTGGAAGGGAAGGACCCTTATGACAATGTGTTGGTTCATACAAAGTTCAATCTATGATTTGATCTATAAAGGAATAGTAAAGGTGTCTTACCACACTTCGACACTGACTGAAGAAGCGCCTGTACAAGCCCAGAAACTCTTGGAAGTCACTAGCTacagaaacatagagagagacaaagcCTCAGAGCAGATGACGATGTTTCCCTCAGCTTTGTGTTGCCATGCTTGTAACTAAAGCAACCATTCATTAACAATACGTCACTTCCTCCAGAACACTTACATTTACTGGAGGCTTTGTCTCCAGCTCGGAGCTCATCAGTGACGAACCTCTCCAGCATGTTCCTGTTATTGGACACACAGACAACGACTtgtgttaaagctgcaatatgtacgggagttgcagcgatgggacaagactaactaccaattggatatcaaaaaattggggagaataaaaaataaataaatgttaattatggcggagcgatttctgcatagtgcacctttaaggAAAACTGGATGAACTGTGGATTGAGACCACAAGTAGTGTTGTAGTACCATCTTTGCAATGAGGGcaggtttcccagacccagattatGTCTATTCCTGAATGACAAAGCCTTTTCAATGGAAATGCATGCGTTTTGGTTAAATATTGGTCCAAGAATGCAGCACTCAGTGTTTTGTCTGCACAAACATACTTGTTGAAGTTGGGAAAGACATCTCCGAACAGAGCTTCCAAATCCTCTTTGCATATCCCATCAGTTCTGTCCTGTGAAGTGGATAGTTGAAACACAATAAGAGCCAGGATCTTGGAAGAATTTTGGACATTTAAACACCTCCACAAGACAGGCAATTGAGACTGTATGAGGGTGATCAAATTTGAGCACACCTACATTTTAAGATATGGCTTAAAAATATTTGACTTAAAATTACCACCTTGTCATAACTGTCAAACTTCTGCCGAGCATCTGCTATTTGCCTGGGGGATAGTTCCTACGAAGACAAGGAAGAACATTAATAGCAGACCAAGCAATATCTCTACATTTAAAGAGCCACTGACCATGCCAATCGTGTTTTTCTGTTAATCCTTAGAAAAATTTGATttcagtcttggaggtgtgtttcctAAACAATTCCGCCATTGGTTAATGATGTTTTGTCCCTCATGAGACACCGTAGCCTATTTTACTTCCTCAAAATCCAAATAATATCTAAGATAattcaagaaatctgtaatacaTGTGTACATTTTTGCCAAGAATGTTTCAGTTGCACATTTAACTAAGGTGTTTGTTGCgttatttctcaagtaaaaaaaaagTGTGACTTGTCTTATGTAAATAAAGTCTGGctgctgggcaggtctgtctcactgcctatgctattggatagagagcAATCACCACAACTGTTCACccccatgttagtgggcaaatgggcatcgtcaaatcaaaacccaaccttcatttacccgTTGTGACTCACGTATGTCCAATGTCCATTTTAgatgagactgactttatgaccaaaatgaaCCTATTTCCACTTTgcagtcaattttgacactaatACATTTTTGACTCGATAGGTCGTTTTCAAAg
This genomic interval carries:
- the LOC120019171 gene encoding centrosomal protein 43-like, with the translated sequence MSATEDDTELRDLLIQTLENNGVLNKLKAEMRAAVFLAMDEQARVENKTPLVNENLKKCLNTQDGHLVASLIIDFLQVFHIDFTLAVFQPEINSLNGLGSREQVSRDLGITETDMNRTTPLLLELVKRGRHREKASIFSAELSPRQIADARQKFDSYDKDRTDGICKEDLEALFGDVFPNFNKNMLERFVTDELRAGDKASSKSSDFQEFLGLYRRFFSQCRSVITHDTSDVIHNPSGFVEKMSPSPASKIPRFKGHKNSAQEEKADAKGEEVSHSGTSLNFVSLKGKGQGHVVSRHSEASGDNGNAPVASLKKGLEVEEHTDESNSFFDDPLPKPQKTYGWRAADLGRGVGSSTLASFLDPVTQRSAAGGGSHSGESHHKDLSGSRNDDDVDCDDDFNSHRSDISKREVSIGEEIEEVSVEGPDNSNKPIYPPHQFDETLRS